The following are from one region of the Bacteroidota bacterium genome:
- a CDS encoding aspartate carbamoyltransferase catalytic subunit yields the protein MSTTKLSVNHLLGIKQLTPDDIQLILHTADQFKEVINRPIKKVPSLRDITIANLFFENSTRTRVSFELAERRLSADTVNFSAAQSSVKKGETLIDTVNNILAMKVDMVVMRHPNPGACVFLSKHINASIINAGDGAHEHPTQALLDAFSIRERLGDLKGKKIAIIGDILHSRVALSNIFCLQKLGAEVMVCGPRTLMPRYIASLGVKVEFDLRKALEWCDVANMLRIQLERQDIKYFPSLREYSMQYGLDMPTLRSLGKEILVMHPGPINRGVEITSEVADSEQAIILDQVENGVAVRMAVLYLLAGRSQD from the coding sequence ATGAGTACAACTAAACTGAGTGTGAACCATTTGCTGGGCATCAAGCAACTTACGCCTGATGATATTCAGCTTATTTTACACACCGCCGACCAGTTTAAAGAAGTCATTAACCGGCCGATCAAAAAAGTACCTTCGCTCCGCGACATTACCATTGCCAATCTTTTCTTCGAAAACTCCACCCGCACCCGTGTTTCTTTCGAGTTAGCCGAGCGGCGTCTCTCTGCCGATACCGTAAACTTTTCGGCTGCACAGTCGAGCGTTAAGAAAGGCGAAACGCTTATCGACACCGTTAACAATATCCTGGCCATGAAAGTGGATATGGTGGTGATGCGTCATCCCAATCCCGGAGCCTGCGTGTTTTTATCGAAACACATCAATGCCAGTATTATCAATGCCGGAGATGGTGCCCACGAGCATCCTACCCAGGCATTACTTGATGCCTTTTCGATCCGTGAACGGCTTGGCGATCTGAAAGGAAAGAAAATTGCGATTATCGGAGATATTCTTCACTCCCGCGTGGCGCTTTCCAACATCTTCTGCCTGCAAAAACTTGGAGCGGAGGTAATGGTGTGTGGCCCGCGCACGCTCATGCCACGCTACATTGCCTCACTGGGCGTAAAAGTTGAATTCGACCTGCGCAAAGCACTCGAATGGTGCGATGTAGCAAACATGCTACGCATTCAGCTTGAGCGCCAGGATATCAAATATTTCCCCTCGCTTCGCGAATATTCCATGCAATACGGGCTCGACATGCCCACCCTCCGCTCGCTCGGGAAGGAAATACTGGTTATGCACCCCGGCCCGATTAACCGAGGTGTTGAGATTACAAGTGAGGTAGCCGATTCTGAGCAGGCCATTATCCTGGATCAGGTTGAAAACGGTGTGGCAGTGCGCATGGCTGTATTGTATCTCCTTGCCGGACGCTCACAAGACTAA
- the pyrR gene encoding bifunctional pyr operon transcriptional regulator/uracil phosphoribosyltransferase PyrR: protein MAPRLILHPQQFAITINRLCHQLIETHDDFSESVIIGLQPRGVLLARRIHKTLQAILPDHHIQLGELDVTFYRDDFRRRDLVANRTQIDFVIEDKNVILVDDVLYTGRTIRAGLDAMMAFGRPKDVELLVLIDRRFSRNLPIQAKYIGRTVDTIASEKVKVDWKEAGGEDHVWLMTQE from the coding sequence ATGGCGCCTCGGCTTATTCTTCATCCGCAGCAATTCGCCATCACGATCAACCGGCTTTGCCATCAATTGATCGAGACACACGACGATTTTTCAGAATCTGTAATCATTGGCCTTCAGCCTCGAGGCGTGCTGCTGGCTAGGCGGATTCACAAAACACTGCAGGCAATTTTGCCCGATCATCACATTCAGCTTGGCGAACTCGATGTAACCTTTTACCGCGACGACTTCCGCCGTCGTGATCTGGTTGCAAACCGCACACAGATTGACTTTGTGATAGAAGACAAGAATGTAATTCTTGTGGATGATGTGTTATACACAGGCCGTACTATACGTGCCGGACTGGATGCCATGATGGCGTTTGGCCGCCCGAAAGATGTGGAACTGCTTGTGCTTATTGACCGTCGATTCAGTCGTAATCTGCCTATTCAGGCTAAATACATTGGCCGGACGGTAGATACAATTGCTTCGGAAAAAGTGAAGGTTGACTGGAAAGAGGCCGGGGGAGAAGATCATGTCTGGTTAATGACGCAGGAATAA